The sequence below is a genomic window from Lolium perenne isolate Kyuss_39 chromosome 4, Kyuss_2.0, whole genome shotgun sequence.
AACACAACATAGTAGGAGTGCAAGGATTTTTAGTATTCACATATGGAATACATATTTTAACCTTAATGTTTCTTCTTGGCTTATAAATTTTTATCAATTCAAGTCTTCTATAACCTTGATCGCAATTCATCGAGCTAAGCATGCTACCATTCTGCAAACAAAAAGTTCCATACCATAATTGTGTACGTAGGGCCTCGATAATAAAGGTTGCCTTATTCCTTTAAAGAGGGTCTCTATGTTAGGATAATTATCCTACCACAACACCTTGATGTACTTCTATTGTAAAAACAAAGCACCAACGTCATGAGACCTTATGAAACCAAACACAGAATCCTGAATCTGGTAATACTAAGAATGGTATGAATAAGGATGCAGTTGGCATTAAAGCTAAAATAATACTTAGCAATTTTCAAAATTAGAAATGTGGAAGAGCacatagaaaagaaaaaggacaAAACATCTCATATTTAGATTTATTATGCTTGTAAAATTTCAGGAGACTATGTACCATTTTGTGCAATTTTGTATAAGGAATGTACACCTAAACGTTCCAATTAGTATTCAACTGTTGGATTCACATCGAAAATACCATGAGACAATCCTGATGCTAACACCAACTTCGTCACTCTATGATATCGTCATATCCAAGATATGTCCCTAAACAAGATATAAATGTCAGGGAATTTAGTTTAGACAGCATTTCGATTTTGGCGTTATTAAGAATAAGCATTGAATAAGAGACGTTAAAAGCAAATGTGAATACTGGAATCTATCTACGTTTGTGTTACCATGTGAACACAAAATCTATCTTAAAATCAGCAGCAGTATTATAATTATCACCTGCCTCGGATCGACGTGTATCATCAGCATGGTAAAGCGGCGACACAGCAGTTGCATCTTCAAAGCCATGACAACACTGCAAAACTGGAGGAAGCGAAGAAGCAGGACGGACCCGCCGACGACGCAACAGCAGGCACACTCATAGAGAACCTGCAGAAAAAACCTAGATAAATAAGTATGGAGCTGACATTGCATCAACCATACAGGCCATGGCTTCAGCATGCACTACCAGACAGAGTACACTCTATTGTTGTACAAAGATCAGCTCCATGGCATACATCGAAGCAGATGTGATGTTCTTGCCTTCAATGGACCAAAATACCTAGCAGCACATTAACCGAGAAGAAGAGCAGAACCGAGAACAAAACAAAAGATCTAACCTGCTGGTCAACAACGACAATCGAGCAAGCATAGGATCTTTTGATCTGGGCTCCTAAACTCCCAGATCTTCACAATTTTTTTCCTCTGGAGCGCcaaattcaatttaattcgcatgGTAAATAAAAATGTATGATCAAATATTTTTATTCAGATGTCTTTCAATGCCAATATATCAATCAGCAATAAGCTTGCTAAGCTTTGTTACAGAACCACGAAAAATTATTAGTAGGCTAAAGTTCTAAGGGGCAAAATAATATTTCGAGATAGGATCAAATTGAGTAGGACTTGGGTATGACTTAAGTTCTGAAACTATAGCTCAAAGTAAGAAATTTGCACCTTTATTTGGTACTCCAGGTACCGATTGGTTGCTTGAAGCAGGCATGGTGCTATACCTCTGGCAATCCGATGCACTGCCACAACCATTCCAAAGTATGCATAGCCTAAAGCTTATTCCCTGGCACTACACCTTCATCAAATAATGAGTGGTCAGTAGCAGCAATCAATGTATCATTGTGGCATGAGTGCCTCGAAGCAAATCAGGAAAGAATTTGGTGCATTATCACATAGAATTGCATAAACAGACTTTAAAATCTATGTTGGCTGCTTGGCTCGATGCGGCGTGAACGCCAGCCTTGGCACCTCCTGCTACTGCAACCTGTAAAGGTGGCGCCATCAGGATTCAGGAGCGACTCAATGACCGTGAGATCGCCCAATCGAGAACGGGAGAAATCAAACTGAAACTGTTGTGCCGATAGATTCCAGGGTCGAAACAGGGATGCAGTGCTACAGAAAGAAATTCCAAACAGTGAAGTATACCAGGTAAATTTTGCCTAGTTTGGGTGTCCTGTGGGAGCGAACAGCTTGACCATTTTTGAGAGCCCTATCCAGCGACCGCCATCCACCAGCAGTTGTGCCGCCTGCAGGCACAAGCTCGACGCGTAACGCACGGACACCGCCGCAGCAGCCACCGACAACGCGCTCGAGATCAGCGGCAGTGGGGACCGGCCATATGCAGTCCGGGATGTTCACGGGCATACGCGGTCCGCCAACTCGAACGCCACCGACGGCCTCCCACAGTGCGGCGGCGCGCAGCCCTGGAGGCGGGCGTGAACATGGACAGAGCGCGTCCATACACGTCGACCGGCGAGGATGCCTCCTCCGCTCCATATGGCATCGGCGTCGTCGAGCTCCAGGGCCGGGTCGGCGGGCTTGCTGCAGCGGGCTCCGCTGCGAAGAGCCGATGCACGGAGACCATGGAGAAAGCGGGGCGTCGTCCAGGTGAGGATCTCTCACCGGAGAGCCGGAGCCCCTTGGAGACAGCTGCGCCGGAGCGGCATCCGACTCCTGCCACCGCTGTCGGAGATGAAAGAGGCCAGCAAGGGGAGCTGCGGCGACTACGGACGCCGGGCACGAGGCGCTCGCTGGACACCTCCTTGATGGGACGGCCgcatcgtcctcctcctcgagctccTCGGCGTGTATGGTGCCGTCCCTCCTCTGCTTCACTCTCGAAGAAACGGCGGCGGCGAGTCGGTGACGTTGCTGGGAGGAGCGGCCACGGCTGCTGGGTTTGGGCCTCGTGGGTGAACCGCCCGGAGGAGAGGAATGGATTGAAGAAATGGAGAGCAGCTTTGCCATGAAAAGATTAGAGGAGAAGCAAATTAGGAGACAATGGGGGACATAATGATACGTGGCCTGACAACTTCAGTGGGGATGTGTACCACCGCTTTGACCGCCTCTCTCCTTCACAGCTACAGCCACACAATCAAACAACCAAATAAGGTATCGTGAGagggaaaaaaaattaaaatctcTCACAAAATTGCTAGGGAGCACCGAAACGTACACAGAAAAGAGTTAGCAGAAATCAAAATATGAGACAACACACGTGTCAGCACCATGGTAATTCAGAGGAGGCCTCAAAACTCTTACAAAAAAGATGTTGGTTCCCATTTAATTAATTTTATATCTAGTGTTTCTTCTCATATTGGTTCAACTTTGATTTCGCAAAGTAACAATAGCAATAAACGAAATTTAGGCTTTAATTCTAATTTGCAGCAACCTGTCGATACCGAGGTCCCATACAGGCCGGTACTAGAATCGTATTTAAATAGCCCCCCGCAGCAAATGTCGGATGCTCAAATATCTTTGCCGGAGGTGCAATCGTCAACTGATGAGGGACGATTGAAATTCACAAAAGGATCTAAAATGATACCCCATAGTGATACTTTTCCTACCAATGTGATCAACTTTGAGAACAAGAAAATACTTATTCGGTCGTATCAAGCCGAATCTACGAAAGGGAAAAATGTTGTCATTGATGATAACGCTGTACCGAGGATGGTCAAACCAAAATATCCTAAAGTAGGAGTGCAGAAAGTCgatgaaagaaagataaaaacaGCTTCAAGGCCAAAGCCGACTGTTAAACAACTGTTGGACAAATACACTTCGCGCAAGGCCAACAACGTGTTTCGTCGGCTTGGATGTAATAAGCATATTAGTTCTCCTTCTCGACATGGGGGTCATCATCAGTGGCTAGGAATCACTTATGACCACCTGCACTATTTTCCATCGGCACCATATGCTACAAGGCCGACAGATTATTTTCAACCGGAGCGGATTCCATTAGAGCATATTTACGAAAGACAATTGTTTGAAAAAAGAGTTCGGTTTAATCATGAAGTTATACCACATGGTGGCATTGTTTTTCGAGGCAATAACAAGAAGCCGATCTCAAGAACTTCTAATCCGCGCAGGATACAGAATCCTGATGGCAAATATTATAGAGGCGGTCAGAAGTTGAAGTGGGTACCGATCAGTCGTGAGGGACATGATGGAAATGAGCACGATCGCACCAAGGGTATTGCAGCAAAACTTACTAGCTTAAATTCTGAGTTGGCTGATGCACCTGCTGGTCTATACCCGGGAAGCCGTGTGGAAGTTGAAGCCGGTGGTACAACTGCTGATGGTTTTAAAATTGGTGAATACCCATCAACTGAAGGCGGTGTTTCTAATCCAAAAACAAGTGACGTTGATGGGATTTCTGGTTCAGTTCAAGAAAAAGCTGCTCGTACAGAAGGAAAACATGTAGACAATACACGCATTGCTTCTTGTAGTACACGTCCAAGTCAGAAGTCTGAATCGGCTAGAGTGCATGTTGATTCGGTCATGAGAGGTCGCACTTCAGGAGCATTTGAGAATGTATCTCCAATGGGTTTCAAGTGTAATACTACACAACGTTGGGATTGCAACAGAGGCAGCTATAAAATTAAAGCTGGTAGCGTAGCTGATCACAAAAGAGTTTCTTCGGCCAAGGGAAGAATATTTGCCCCAAGAGCTATAGTACATCACTACAGGCCGAGGTACCGGGGGGGCAGCATTATTAAGTCAGTTACACCAGGTACTAAACCAAGACCTCAATGGTGCCCGACTGGACTCACACATACCCAGAAACGAAGGGTGCAGCGACTGCGAGCATTCGAAATCAAGGAACAGTTCGCTGAGAAGAAACGCGACGAATGGTTCAATCGAGATAGACCATCAGTGATTCATCCAAATAAGATTTGGAAGGAAAAATGCATCTTCGCCAAGAAAACTAATTTGGATGACACGACTGCTGATGATAATTCAGAAACTAAAATCGATACACCTACGAATACTGACGTTCATACGGTGTTTGCATTGCCCGCTGATTTTCGTGCACCAAAAGCTTCTGAAGTCACAGAGCTTGATCTTATTCCAAAATATGCTACATTCAAGAAGCCGGAGAATTACGGACAACACCTAAAGCCATTGTTTATCAGGGGTCACATTGATGGCAAGCCTATGGGTCGCATGCTTGTTGACGGCGGCGCCAGTGGTAATATTATGCCTTTTTCGGTATTTTGTAAATTGAACCGAAAAGAGAGCGAGTTAATGAAGACCAACAAGAGACTTAGTGGGTTCTCGGGAGAATTATCTGAGGCTAAGGGTGTTATTTCTATGGAACTCACAGTGGGAAGCAAAACAGTAGAGACTGCATTTTTTGTTGTTGATATTAGAGGCCGCTATGATATTCTCTTGGGGCGTGACTGGATTCATGCGAATTGTTGCATTCCTTCTACTCTACACCAGTGTTTAATTCAGTGGGTTGATGATGATGTGGAGGTGATTGAGGCGGACAATTCCGCTTGCATTGCTTTAACAGAGGTACCGGTTGATTTGCAACACGGTGAAATGCGATGTTTGACCGGTAGAGACTTATCGGACTATGATTATATCAATATTTGCAGAGATGGTTTTGTACCTATAAAAGCACAGCCGACTAATATAGCTCAGTTTAATGATTTAGCTATATAAATGATGAGCAAAGATCATAGTTTTAAGTGGTTGCAAAAACTCGTACCGAAGAATATCGTTTCAGAAAGAGCGATATGCATGAAACAATTGAAAATTTTGATGATATGGAAAAGCTTGAATAGGGAATCTTATCAGCTGGCCCACTTGAAGATGGTGAGAAGGAGTACATCATTGCATAACTAAGTCATCGCTTGCTCGACACCGATACTCGGTATGTGTTTATTGAAAAGTTATGCTTGTCTTTATATTATGCATGTACCAAGTTTCGGCATTATCTACTTTCTAGCTCATGTGTGGTAGCTTGCCAAGCCGATGTGATCAAATATATGCTAGAAAAACCGATTCTTAGTGGTAGGATTGGAAAGTGGGCTTATGCACTAATAGAATATGATTTAGCATATGAATCGCTGCGTGCCATGAGAGGTCAGGTTATCGCCGATTTTATCGTTGATCATAGGATTAAGGATGAAGAAGATATTAATTATGTTAGTGTTTGCCCTTGGAAACTTTATTTTGATGGATCGGTTTGTAGAGAAGGGCAAGGCATCGGTAATGTTTTAGTTTCACCTAACAATGTTATTTATGAAACATCGGTCCGTCTAGAATATTTTTGTACTAATAACCAAACTGAATATGAGGCTTTGTTGTTTGGTTTGCAAAATCTAGTAGATATGGGTGTAAAAGATATAGATGCTTACGGAGATTCACTTTTGGTAGTACAACAAATTAATGGTGAATATCAATGTTTTGATGGATTATTGAATAGTTATTTGGACCGATGTTTAGACGTAATTAAATCTCTAGATACATTTACTATTCATCATATACGTAGGGAAGAAAATTATAGAGCCAATTATTTAGCACAGCAAGCCTCTGGTTATCTTATTAGCAGAGGGAAATTTTTCATACTAGAGAAACCACTACTAGGCGTTGTTGAAAGTAAGATCGATCTGTTAGCTAGTGATTCAGTACATGGTGCTACATGTCCAGATTCGGTCCAGGAGCTAGTAGTAGTACATGATGTTAATTCGGTACATGGAACACAAATTGCCGAATTAGAAACTAAGTTAGAACCGGAAGATTGGAGAGTTCCATTAATCAATTATTTAAAAGATCCAAGTCAGACAAGGGATAGAAAAATTCGGCGACAAGCTTTGAAATATACTTTGTTAAATGATGAATTATATCGCCGAACAATACATGGGTTATTTTTAAAGTGCTTAGATTCTGATCAATCTAAAATAGCTATGGGTGaagtgcatgaaggaatatgcgggacacatcagtcggctcataagatgcgaTGGTTATTAAAGAgagcaggtttttattggccgactttgTTAGAAGATTGTTTCCGATATTATAAGGGGTGTGAAGAATGTCAAAAATTTGGGAATATACAATTAGCACCTGCGGCTATGTTAAATCCTATCATTAAGCCGTGGCCATTTAGAGGATGGGGCTTAGATTTTATTGGTGAGATACATCCTGCTTCTTCTAAACAACATCGCTTCGTCCTAGTGGCTACAGATTATTTTACTAAATGGACTGAAGCTGTTCCTTTGAGAAATATGACTCATAAAGAGGTGATTAGTTTTGTGTTAGAGCATATTGTTCACAGATTCGGTATTCCCCAAACTTTAACTACTGATCAAGGTTCTTCTTTTATGTCTCATCAGTTTCGTGAATTTGCCGAATCATTTCGAATTAAGTTGTTAAATTCGTCGccttactatgctcaagctaatggaCAGGCCGAATCTAGCAATAAAACTTTGATTAAGCTTATAAAGAAGAAAATCGAGGAGCATCCGAAAAAATGGCATGAAGTGCTTTCGGAAGCTTTATGGGCTCATCGGATATCTAAGCATGGGGCAACTCAAGTAACACCATTTGAGCTAGTGTATGGACAGGAGGCAGTGTTGCCTGTAGAGATTAATTTGCAAGCTTTTAGAGTGGCCAGACAAAATGATTTGTCGGCTGTGAGTTATACTAACCTGATGATGGACAGAATAGATGATGTTTCGGAAGAGAGACTAAAAGCCTTACGAGAGATTGAAAAAGAGAAATTAAGAGTAGCTAAGGCTTATAATAAAAAGGTGAAAGAAAAATCGTTTCAAATAGGAGACTTAGTATGGAAAACGATTTTACCAATTGGGACTAAAGATAGAAAATTCGGCAAATGGTCGCCGAGTTGGGAAGGTCCATATAGAATTGTACAGATTGTTCCTGGAAATTCATATTTTGTACAATCTTTGCAGGGAGAGAAATTGCCAAAAGGTTTTAATGGAAGATACTTGAAAAAATATTATCCTAGCATGTGGCAAGAAGCTTGAAGACATAACGGCCGATACATTCTTACAAGTATCGCCCTAAGCAAAATTTGGCCGATATGATATTTGATATATCGTCCTAAGAAAATTTGGCCGATGTGATCATTGGACATCGCCCTAAGCAATTATATGGAAAGTGAAGTGATCAACATCACCCTAAGGTACTGTGTTGTTAGTGTTTTTGATAAATATAATTGTACCAAaaacaggggggcatgtgttgaaTACATAATTTGGCTACTAGGTATTTACAGGCCAAATTAATTTATAGGCTAAGTTAGATTATTAGTTGACATATATATTTGAACTTGCTGGTTAGTTCAAAATGCAGGATTGTGGTTATAAATAGAGAAGGGATGGCGTAGCAGCAGATCAGCAGAGCCAAGTTGTTTGCCCAGAATAAATGTATCTGATCGGCAGATGGAACAATACAAAGTTTTGCGCGGACTGCGTCACCCAGGACAAGTCCTTTGCAGATTTTGTGATACGCTGATCTCGTTGAGGACAAGTCCTGTCCAGTTTTGGATGGCAAGCTGAACGGGTTTTGTGAATAAGGTGCAACGGAGCGACAATGGTATGAGTTTTTGTTATCAGCTGAGATTACCGATGTCGACGGATATTTTATTACTTTCCTTGTGGACCAAAGCGTATTTGTACGTGAATATTATCTGCATTTGGAGAAGTTACGTGCTGGTACCAATTAGCAAACAGATATGGTAGGTGCAGCTTTGTATACATAACCGAATCAAGCAAAGGCTAGTCCAATTCGGTTTGGTCTCTGATTGTTTTGATCGTACACGCCAAGTCCAGCGTGCCTTATATACAAGGCCACGGCCGATTGGAAAAATAACAATCGATCTATACAAAAAATAAATCTACTTTCTATCGTTTATTTTCTTTATCGTTCTTCTCTGCCATACTCTAGCAGCCTAGCAGCCCTAGGGTTTGGTTCATCTTTACCGTTTTGCGCTGAAAAGCGGTCGTCCCTCCTCCACGAAAGCGAGGGGATCTTTGTTGCTTTGCTCGGAAAGCAATCGTTCGTCGTCACGAAAGTACGACAGTATCGTGGTGCTGCGCGGCAGTTTTGTGTGGCAACAGTGTGCAATCCTTGTGATGCCTTCATTCTATATGCAATTCACGTAACGGCTTGATTTAGGAGCGGCACGCCTATCAAGTTAGTTTATATGTATCTTTTAACCAAAAAAATCAACCAAGCAAACCATATGAATGTTTCGCTTTTTTATCTTATGAATAAAATTCCAACTGTAAGTTGGTCTATAATGTTCAGTCATTCCTTTTCGAAATATTATTTTGTATACAGAAATGATATGTCGTCATAATTTTCTTCATAAtttctactccctccggtcctatttaattgactcagatttagtataaagttgtgctaaatccgagtcaattaaaagtaTCAGATATGTAGCTATTGCTCAATCTCAAGATATAAAGTGTTATCTCTTAATCTATCATTGAGGTAAGATGATGTGAAGAATTTCCACGAATTCCTGTTGTTGTTTGCATATTGAACTGATTTTGCAGATAGGTAAAGACCTCATTAGTAATTAGGCATGAACACATTTGTATTACTTCCATCTAACGAGATGGCTACAGCGACCAATGCTCTTGCAACTTGCGATTGTCGTGTTTTTGTTTGGAAGTAATGAAGTATTACTGACTGAACTAGGAGGCTGGCTCTAAATTAGTAGTTCTGTGCCCCGAGTATGTGCATTTTTTCATCTTGTCACATGTTTCCCTCCCTTTAAATTACAGGTGTGTAAAGTGAAGCCTGGCAAGAAACTGATGCATAGAGTTTGGTAGAAGATTAGAAAAAGGCAATGTACATGACCAagactgtcgagggtactcctcggcaatgccctccgattggggcttagggttgatggaatcctgtaggctgacacgagacatcggtgaacagataagcggggagagcgatttttccaggttcggggccctcgatgaggtaaaacccttacgtcctgcctatctGATCTTGTCggtgctggcggcgccggagctgggggaggagcatctggCGTGCTTCTCTTCGGAAGATTTGAGGAGGCcctggcggcgccgccgccgctcgcggAACTGGCGGTGGCAGCgaggctcttcttcttcaccatcgtagGATCTGGGGAAGATCTGaaaacggcggtggcggcgcggcggTTTTGAGAGAAGAAGGTGGAAGAAGGAAAGGAGGATGCTACGATGATGTGAGAGAATGCTAAGGATTTTGCTCTGAGAGATTTTAAGTAGGGGAGAACTTGAGgattgcgtgggcacgtgtcgtcG
It includes:
- the LOC127291896 gene encoding uncharacterized protein; this translates as MAKLLSISSIHSSPPGGSPTRPKPSSRGRSSQQRHRLAAAVSSRVKQRRDGTIHAEELEEEDDAAVPSRRCPASASCPASVVAAAPLAGLFHLRQRWQESDAAPAQLSPRGSGSPVRDPHLDDAPLSPWSPCIGSSQRSPLQQARRPGPGARRRRCHMERRRHPRRSTCMDALCPCSRPPPGLRAAALWEAVGGVRVGGPRMPVNIPDCIWPVPTAADLERVVGGCCGGVRALRVELVPAGGTTAGGWRSLDRALKNGQAVRSHRTPKLGKIYLVAVAGGAKAGVHAASSQAANIDFKVCLCNSM